The Cellulomonas flavigena DSM 20109 DNA segment CAATGCTGGTCACAGGTGTGACCACCTTCTGCGCGGGGCACTGCAGATGTGACCACTTCTGCCACGCCCCGCCCGTCCGCACTCGGCGGGGGTGAGAGGGTGGGGGCGTGGCACTCAAGTCCCCTGCGGAGATCGAGCAGATGCGCCCCGCCGGCCGGTTCGTGGCTGACGTCCTCACGTCGTTGCGCGAGCACGCGAAGGTCGGCATGACGACCGACGACCTCGACGCCCACGCGCGCGAGATGATCGCGAAGGCCGGTGCGCGGTCGGTCTACCTCGGGTACCACCCGAGCTTTGGCGCGATGCCGTACCCGGGTGTCCTGTGCACGTCGGTCAACGACCACGCGCTGCACGGCCTGCCGTCGCAACGCGTGCTGGCCGACGGCGACGTCCTGAGCATCGACTTCGCGTGCGAGGTCGAGGGCTGGGTCGCCGACTCCGCTCTGACGTTTCAGCTCGGCACCACGACGCCCGAGGCGCAGCGTCTCATCACGGCGACCGAGCAGGCGCTCGCCGCCGGCATCGCCGCCGCCCAGCCCAACGGCCGCATGGGCGACATCTCGGCCGCGATCGGCAAGGTCGCCCGGCAGACCGGCTTCTCGCTCAACACCGACTTCGGCGGGCACGGCGTCGGCCGGACGATGCACGAGGACCCGCACGTCCCCAACGACGGCCGCGCGGGCACCGGCGTCAAGCTCAAGCCCGGCACGGTGATCGCGATCGAGCCGTGGTTCATGGCCGGCAGCAGCGACTACGTCATCGACGACGACGGCTGGACGATCCGCTCCGCCGACGGTGCGCTCACGGCCCACGCCGAGCACACGGTCGCCATCACCAGGCGCGGCCCGGTGGTCCTGACGTCCCGCGACTGACCGTCGCCTCCACCTCTGTACCCACCCCCCGCCGACCGGAACACCGGTCCTCGAACGGGGTGCCCGACGGTGAGCGGTGTTCCGTTCGGCGAGGGGTGTGGCGGGTCAGCGGAGGTGGGCCGGGACCACGCTCGGGGGTGTGACACCCACCGGTTCGACGAGCACGAGCGGGTCCTCGTCCAGGTCGAGCACGCGCGAGCGCGCCGGCGCTGTGAGCGCCGTCTCGAAGCGGACCGTCGCCTCGCGGCCACGCACGTGCACGACCCACCCGCGCCCGAGGGTCGCGTGCTCGACGTCGAGGCCGGGCCGGGCGTTGGCCTCGTCGAGCGGGCGGCCGGTGACGGGGGCGCCGAGCGGCCGCCCGACCACGGCCTTCTCCGCGCCGACGAGCCGCGCGTCGTCCGCGACGAGGCGCGCGACCGTCGCGTCGACTTCCGGCACGTCGCCCGCCCCGGCCTGTGCGACGGCCGGTGCCGTGCTCGACGACGTGTCGCCGCCGGAGCCGGTCGCGTCGTGGCCGAGCGTCGGTGCGCCCTCGCCGTCCTCGAGCACCCCTGTGCCCTCGCCGTCCTCGAGCACCCCTGTGACCTCGCCGTCCTCGAGCACCCCCGTGACCTCGCCGTCGGCCGTGTCCATGCCCTCCGGGGAGCTCGCCACGTCGTCCACCAGCCGTCCGCTCACGTGGTCGTGCTCGCCGACGACGGCGCGCCGCGGCGCGTCGAACAGGTGCGCGTCGAGGTCGAGCGCGAGCTGCGCGTGCGACGACAGGGAGTGGAACGCGACACCGAGCAGCCGCACGGGCTCCACGACCCCCGCGGCGAGCACGGCCCGCCGCGCGGCGTCGCGCAGCTCGGACCCCGACGCGGTCGGGTGCGGGAACGTCACCGACCGGGTGACGGTGGAGAAGTCGGCGTAGCGGACCTTCGCGACGACGGTCCGCGCGGCGCCGCCGTGACGCTCGAGCCGCTGCAAGGCCTCGTCGACGACGTCGTCGACGGCGGACAGCACGACGTCCCGCCCGCGCAGGTCGACCGCGAAGGTGCGCTCGGCGCCGGCGGACTTGCGCTCGCTCGTCGTGACGACGGGCCGGTCGTCGAGCCCGCGGGACATGAGGTACAGCCCGGTGCCGTGCGCCTCGCCGAGGGTCATCGTCAGGGTGTCGAGGGGCTGTCGGCGCAGGTCGGCGACGGTGCGGACGCCGAGGCGCTCGAGCGCGCCCTGCGTGGCGGGGCCGACGCCGGGGACCTTTCGCACGTCGAGCGGGAGCAGCACGTCGTCCTCGTCCTCGGGCCGCACGACGACCACGCCGCCGGGCTTGCGCAGGTCGGAGGCGATCTTGGCGACGAGCTTGGACCGCCCCACGCCGACGGACACGGTCAGCCCGGTGAGCTCGGTGACGCGTGCCTGGACCTGCGCGGCGGCCTCCTCGGGCTCGGGGGTGCCGCCGGGGGCGAGCGTGAGGTCGGCGAATGCCTCGTCGATCGACAGCGGCTCGACCGCGGGTGTCAGGTCGCGCAGGACGCCCATGATGACCTGCGAGTACGCGGCGTACGCGGCGAAGCGGGGGAACAGCACCGCCGCGGCGGGGCTGAGCCGTCGTGCGCGGGACATCGGCATCGCGGAGCGCGCGCCGTCGCGTCGGGCCTCGTAGGACGCGGTCGACACGACGCCCCGCCCGCCGGTGCCCCCGACGAGCACGGGCCTGCCCCGCAGCGACGGCTTGTCGCGCTGCTCGACGGCCGCGAAGAACGCGTCGGCGTCGAGGTGCAGCACCGTCGCGGCGTCGCGCACGCGCACCGCGTCGACGAGTCGCTGCGCCCGGTCACCTCCCCGCTCCACCCCCCTATCCTCCGTCGCACCGGCGACACCCGCCGACGCGCCCGCGGTCCGGCAGCCGGAAGGGGCCGCCTGCGAGACCGGGCTCACGTCGCTGCGGGGCGGTCATGGGCGCTCTCAGCCCGGTCTCGTGGCGCACGCGTCTCGCGAGGTGGACGGGAGGCGTCAGCAGGCGGCGTGCACCGAGCCCGGGGCGGAGCGAGGGGAGACGTCACGGTCGCGGAGGACCACCGTCAGGCCCGGCAGCCGCGTCACGGCGTCGGACTGCTCGGCGCACGCGGCGTCGAACGAGGCGCGGTCGTACTCCACGTCGAGCACCACGGGGTAGACCGACGTGTAGACGTCGCACTCCTCCCACTCGCGGCACTCCTCGGCGACGACGAGGTCGGCGCCCAGTGCGCGCACCTCGGTGGTGAGCTCGGCGGTGTTCTTCTGCGCGAAGGCCAGGCCCGCGGCGTGCGCGCGCTCGACGAGCAGCGCGACGTACGCGAGGGTGTCCGCCGGAGCGATCAGGCCCAACGAGCGGGTGTAGGAGTCGAGGTTGTCGACCTCGACGGCGTCGAACCCGGCGGCCGCGCAGCCGTCGACGACCTTGCCGACGCGTTCGAGGACGCGGGCGCGCAGGTCGGCGCGCGTGAGGTCGTAGAGGACCTCGTCGGGCCAGCCGTCGTCGCGCACAGGCTCGCCGGCGTGGTGCAGGACGAGCTCGGGTTCGGTGCGCAGCAGGCGGTCGGTCTCGGACGGCTGGGTCTGGAAGCCGTTGACGTAGCAGACGTCGTACCGGCCGGTCGGGGCCGCCGTCGAGTCGCGCACGACGACGACGGTGTCGTCGGCGGGCGCGTCGGGCCCGCCGATCTGGTACTCGAACCGCGCGCCGGGCTCGGGCAGCGTCACGGCGCGCGCGGTGGGGGTGTCGACGGGTGCGGGCGTCGGGCCGGCCGTGGGGCTGGGTGGGGGCGTCGTCACCGTCGTCACGGGGGCGGGGGTGTCGGTGGCCGTGGAGGCCGGGGCCGGCGTGGCGGGCGCGGCGGACGACGTGGTCGCAGGCACCGTCGCGGCAGGCCCGACGGCGCCCGGGTCCGGCCCGGGGACGGTCGCGTCGGTGCGGCAGCCGGCGAGCACGACGGCGCAAGCGAGGAGGACCCCCCGGCTCGGACGCGTCGTGGTCGGCACGCGGCCACCGTAACCTGGCAAACCGGACGCGTGCCCGAGGTCCACACGGACGGGTGACCAGGCGGAGGGTGCCGGTGACGTGTGTCACGGAACGGTAACGGATGCGCGGTGACCTGGGAGGATGGCCCCGTGCCCCGTCTCTACCGCGTCATGACCGTCTGCACCGGCAACATCTGCCGCTCTCCCATGGCCGAGATCGTGCTGCGCGAGCGGCTCGCGGACGCGGGCCTCGGCGATGCGGTCGAGGTCGACTCCACGGGCATCAGCGACGAGGAGCACGGCAACCCCGTCGACTGGCGGGCACGGTCCGTGCTGCGACGCCACGGCTACCCGACGGGCGAGGGGCACCGCGCCCGCCAGGTGCGTCCCACCGAGCTGCGTGAGCGCGACCTGCTGCTGCCCATGACCGCCGTGCACGCCCGCGCGCTGCGCCGGCTCGCGGACGGCGACTCGATGGTCACCGGGCGGATCCGCATGTTCCGCAGCTTCGACCCCGCGGCACCCGCGGAGCCCGGTCAGCCCGAGCACGTCCTCGACGTGGACGACCCCTGGTACGGCCCCGAGGACGGCTTCGAGGTGACGCTCGCGGAGGTCGAGGCGGCCGCCGACGGGATCGTCGCGTACGTCCGCGCGGCGCTGGACCGGGCGGGCGCGCCCGCCGAATGACGTCGGCCCGCACCTGACGTCGGCCCCCACCTGACGTCGACCCGTCGGACACCCGGCGCACCCGACGCGCTCCCGACGCGGACCCGCGCGCGGGGCGCGCCTCCGGCCCGTCGTGTGGCAGCGTGCTCGCCGTGCCCGACATCCGTCACGTCCTGTTCCCCGGCCGCCACCACCTCGTCACCGCGTTCCAGGCCGCGTACCTGGCGGACCTTCTCGCCGGCCGCGTGCGGGACGCCGCGGGCGAGCCGGTGACGTGCGCGCCCGACGCGCGCGTCGTGTGGGCGGTGACGTCCGCGACGCACAGCGGCACGCGTCGCAACCCCGTCCCCGCGCACCGCCGCGAGGCGATGATCGAGGCCGTGACTGCCCGGGCGGGCCTGCCGTCCCTCGTCGTGCCCGTGGCCGACGTGCCGCCGAGCCCGCGGTTCGCGCACACCGTGCTCGCCACCGCCGAGCTGGTGCTCGGCGCACCGCTGACCCCGGCCGACACGGTCGTCGCCTGCTCCACCCCGTCGGTCGCCGCCCTCTACACGGCCGAGGGCTTCCGCGTCGCGCCCGTCGAGGACGGCGCCCCGGGTGACCCGCCGCGGCCGTGGGACGTCCTCGAGCGCATGGTCGCGGGCGACCAGACGTGGCGCACGCTCGCGCACCCCGACGCCGTCGCGTACTACGAGCGGTACCGGCTCGATGCGCACGTCCGGCTCGTCCACACCGACCCGACCGTGCAGGACGACGGCGACCTCACCGAGACCCGCGACTACGCCACGTACACCGCGGCGTTCGACGACGCGTCGGACCGCAAGTGGGCGCAGGTCGCGCCGCACGTCGTGCCCGGGCGCGTCGTCGACCTGGGCTGCGCGGCCGGTGGTCTGCTGGAGCGCGCCGCGCGCGACCCTCGCCTGGCGGAGTCCGACCTGTACGGCGTCGACGTGTCCCGGCACCTCGTCGCGGAGGCCGAGCACCGCCGCGCGCAGGGCGTGTTCGCCAACCCGAACGTGTTCTTCGCGCAGCGCAACCTGCTGCTGGGGCCGGTGTTCCCGGACCGGTCGGTCGACACGACGACGACCATCGCGCTGACCCACGAGATCGCGAGCTACGGCAACGGGCGTGCCGACCTCGAGCTGCTGGCCCGGCGGGTCTTCGCGCACACCCGCCCCGGGGGCGTGTGGATCAACTCTGACGTGCTCGGTCCGGGCGACCCGGACCGCGTCGTCGACCTCGTGCTCGAGGGCGACGGGGACGTCCCGCCGCGGGACCTGAGCGGCCTGGCGCGCGACGAGGCCGCCGCGTACGTCGCCGGTCTGGCACCCGCCGCGCGGTTCGTGCAGTTCGCGCAGGACTTCCCGGCGCTGTCCGGCGCCGACGTGGACGTCGAGTGGGTCGCCGCCGAACCGGGCGTCAGCGTCGCGCGCACCTCCCTGCGCACCGCGATGGAGTACCTGTACACGCGCGACTACACGGACTCGTGGCTCTCGGAGTGCCACGAGCGGTTCTGCGACATGACCGGCGACGACTGGCGCGACCTGCTCGAGGGCGTCGGGTTCGAGCTCGACCCCGGCAGCGGGCCGTGGCGCAACGAGTGGCTCGTCGAGAACCGGCTGCGCGTGGGCGCTGCGCTGCACGACCCGGCGACGGGCGAGCGGGTGCCGTGGCCGGACACGCACGTCCTCACGGTCGCGCGTCGCCCGCTGGCGTGACCTCGCACGGAGCGTGAAGCGTTGTTGCCGGAGTCCGGCAGCAACGCTCCACGCTCTCGCCGCGCCGGGTCCGCGAGGCCGGGAGCGATCGACGCGGCCGCGTCCGGGCCGCTCGGCGAGACGGTGCTCGACGAGGCGCGGGAACGACTCGGGCTGCCGCCGGCGGGTGCGCGGCAGCGGTGGTGGTGACGGCGCCGACGTCCTGAGCGTCGTCGTGCGTCCGCGCGGCAGACTGGCCCCATGAAGGTCGCCGCCCGCGCGCACGTCCCGCCGTTCGCCGTCATGGAGATCCTGGCCGCCGCCAACGCGCGCCGCGCCGCCGGGGAGCACGTGCTCAACCTGTGCGCGGGGGAGCCGTCGACGGGCGCGTCGGACGTGGTGCGGCAGCGCGCGGTCGAGCTGCTGACGTCCGGCGACCTCGGGTACACCGAGTCGCTCGGCGCCCCGGGGCTGCGCGCGGCCATCGCGGCGCACTACGGCGACACGTACGGCGTCGACGTCGACCCGGCGCGGGTCGCGGTGACGACCGGCTCGTCGGGCGGGTTCATGCTCGCGTTCCTCGCGGCGTTCGACGTGGGCGACCGGGTCGCCCTGGCCCGTCCCGGCTACCCCGCGTACGCGAACATCCTCACGGCGCTGGGGTGCGAGGTCGTCGACCTGGCCTGCGGGCCCGAGCAGCGCTACCAGCCGACGGTCGCGCAGCTCGAGGCCCTGGACGAGCCGGTCGAGGGGCTCGTCGTCGCGTCCCCCGCCAACCCGACGGGCACGATGATCGAGCCCGCCGAGCTCGCGGCCCTCGCCGCGTGGTGCGGCGAGCACGGGGTGCGGCTGGTCAGCGACGAGATCTACCACGGCATCACGTACGCCGACGCGGGCGGGACGGCACCGGAGACGGCCACGGCGGCCCGGTACCTCGCCACGGGCGCCGTCGTCGTGAACTCGTTCTCCAAGTACTGGGCCATGACCGGCTGGCGGCTGGGCTGGCTCGTCCTGCCCGACGACCTGGTCGGGCCCGTCGACGCGCTCGCGGGCAACGTCGCGCTGTGCCCGCCGGCGCTCGCGCAGCACGCGGGCGTCGCGGCGTTCAGCCCCGACGGCATGGCGGCGGCCCGCGCCAACGTCGAGCGGTACGCCGACTCGCGTCGCCTGCTCCTCGACCGCCTGCCCGACCTCGGCTGGGACCCCGTCGCGCCCGCCGACGGCGCGTTCTACCTGTACGGCGACGTGTCCGCGACGGGCCTGGACGCCGTGACGTACTGCGCGCGGCTGCTCGACGAGGCGGGTGTCGCGATCACGCCGGGCACCGACTTCGACCCCGTCGGCGGCGGGTCGTGGGTGCGGCTGTCGTTCGCGTCGTCGGCAGCCGTGGTCGCGGAGGCGGCGGAGCGGATCGTGGCGTGGCAGCGGGGTCTGTGACGCGCGGACCGGACGCTCAGCGCCGCCGTGGTCCGTCGCTGCCCGCCGCGTACTCCTCCAGCGGCACCGCGCCGTCCGCCCACGCGGCGAGGACCGGCTCGACGATCCGCCACCCCTCCTCGGCCTCCGCCGCGCGTGCCGACAGCCGCGTGTCCCCGTCGATCACGGCGAGCAGCAGCTGCCCGTAGGGCGTCGGGTCCTGCCGGGCCAGCTCGGTGTCGAGCGTGACGGTCTCGAGCCGGAACGGGTCGTCGATGCCGTT contains these protein-coding regions:
- the map gene encoding type I methionyl aminopeptidase, whose translation is MALKSPAEIEQMRPAGRFVADVLTSLREHAKVGMTTDDLDAHAREMIAKAGARSVYLGYHPSFGAMPYPGVLCTSVNDHALHGLPSQRVLADGDVLSIDFACEVEGWVADSALTFQLGTTTPEAQRLITATEQALAAGIAAAQPNGRMGDISAAIGKVARQTGFSLNTDFGGHGVGRTMHEDPHVPNDGRAGTGVKLKPGTVIAIEPWFMAGSSDYVIDDDGWTIRSADGALTAHAEHTVAITRRGPVVLTSRD
- a CDS encoding DNA polymerase IV, which translates into the protein MERGGDRAQRLVDAVRVRDAATVLHLDADAFFAAVEQRDKPSLRGRPVLVGGTGGRGVVSTASYEARRDGARSAMPMSRARRLSPAAAVLFPRFAAYAAYSQVIMGVLRDLTPAVEPLSIDEAFADLTLAPGGTPEPEEAAAQVQARVTELTGLTVSVGVGRSKLVAKIASDLRKPGGVVVVRPEDEDDVLLPLDVRKVPGVGPATQGALERLGVRTVADLRRQPLDTLTMTLGEAHGTGLYLMSRGLDDRPVVTTSERKSAGAERTFAVDLRGRDVVLSAVDDVVDEALQRLERHGGAARTVVAKVRYADFSTVTRSVTFPHPTASGSELRDAARRAVLAAGVVEPVRLLGVAFHSLSSHAQLALDLDAHLFDAPRRAVVGEHDHVSGRLVDDVASSPEGMDTADGEVTGVLEDGEVTGVLEDGEGTGVLEDGEGAPTLGHDATGSGGDTSSSTAPAVAQAGAGDVPEVDATVARLVADDARLVGAEKAVVGRPLGAPVTGRPLDEANARPGLDVEHATLGRGWVVHVRGREATVRFETALTAPARSRVLDLDEDPLVLVEPVGVTPPSVVPAHLR
- a CDS encoding endo alpha-1,4 polygalactosaminidase, with translation MPTTTRPSRGVLLACAVVLAGCRTDATVPGPDPGAVGPAATVPATTSSAAPATPAPASTATDTPAPVTTVTTPPPSPTAGPTPAPVDTPTARAVTLPEPGARFEYQIGGPDAPADDTVVVVRDSTAAPTGRYDVCYVNGFQTQPSETDRLLRTEPELVLHHAGEPVRDDGWPDEVLYDLTRADLRARVLERVGKVVDGCAAAGFDAVEVDNLDSYTRSLGLIAPADTLAYVALLVERAHAAGLAFAQKNTAELTTEVRALGADLVVAEECREWEECDVYTSVYPVVLDVEYDRASFDAACAEQSDAVTRLPGLTVVLRDRDVSPRSAPGSVHAAC
- a CDS encoding low molecular weight protein-tyrosine-phosphatase; translated protein: MPRLYRVMTVCTGNICRSPMAEIVLRERLADAGLGDAVEVDSTGISDEEHGNPVDWRARSVLRRHGYPTGEGHRARQVRPTELRERDLLLPMTAVHARALRRLADGDSMVTGRIRMFRSFDPAAPAEPGQPEHVLDVDDPWYGPEDGFEVTLAEVEAAADGIVAYVRAALDRAGAPAE
- a CDS encoding class I SAM-dependent methyltransferase encodes the protein MPDIRHVLFPGRHHLVTAFQAAYLADLLAGRVRDAAGEPVTCAPDARVVWAVTSATHSGTRRNPVPAHRREAMIEAVTARAGLPSLVVPVADVPPSPRFAHTVLATAELVLGAPLTPADTVVACSTPSVAALYTAEGFRVAPVEDGAPGDPPRPWDVLERMVAGDQTWRTLAHPDAVAYYERYRLDAHVRLVHTDPTVQDDGDLTETRDYATYTAAFDDASDRKWAQVAPHVVPGRVVDLGCAAGGLLERAARDPRLAESDLYGVDVSRHLVAEAEHRRAQGVFANPNVFFAQRNLLLGPVFPDRSVDTTTTIALTHEIASYGNGRADLELLARRVFAHTRPGGVWINSDVLGPGDPDRVVDLVLEGDGDVPPRDLSGLARDEAAAYVAGLAPAARFVQFAQDFPALSGADVDVEWVAAEPGVSVARTSLRTAMEYLYTRDYTDSWLSECHERFCDMTGDDWRDLLEGVGFELDPGSGPWRNEWLVENRLRVGAALHDPATGERVPWPDTHVLTVARRPLA
- a CDS encoding aminotransferase class I/II-fold pyridoxal phosphate-dependent enzyme, whose product is MKVAARAHVPPFAVMEILAAANARRAAGEHVLNLCAGEPSTGASDVVRQRAVELLTSGDLGYTESLGAPGLRAAIAAHYGDTYGVDVDPARVAVTTGSSGGFMLAFLAAFDVGDRVALARPGYPAYANILTALGCEVVDLACGPEQRYQPTVAQLEALDEPVEGLVVASPANPTGTMIEPAELAALAAWCGEHGVRLVSDEIYHGITYADAGGTAPETATAARYLATGAVVVNSFSKYWAMTGWRLGWLVLPDDLVGPVDALAGNVALCPPALAQHAGVAAFSPDGMAAARANVERYADSRRLLLDRLPDLGWDPVAPADGAFYLYGDVSATGLDAVTYCARLLDEAGVAITPGTDFDPVGGGSWVRLSFASSAAVVAEAAERIVAWQRGL